A window of Chitinophagales bacterium genomic DNA:
TGTCGGTAATAGAATACTCTTGGTTTTCATCCGCCGTACTGCTAAACATCCAACCATAAACGCCGGGATAATAATTACCATCTTTATCTTTATTCTGCGTGGCGCCGGGAACAGTTATTTCTCTTGCTGTACGTGCATTTTTTGCCGCTAAGCCAATGTACCTTATGCCTGCACCGCTTGCCGCAAGGGCATATTTAACAGTTGCAGGACCAGAGGAGCCAAAACCATTGTCATCCTCAAACAATCCGCCTTTTGTTGCATCGGCTATCATGGTATGGAAAGTAACATGAGTGATTTGTGTATCGTTAAGAAACCGTAATGCCATTGCAGCAACAAAAAGGCTGTGTGCCCAGCGCCCGGCAAGGTTATATGTTCCATCATCTAAATTAAATTCTGTAATCCAGCCTTCTTTATTATAATCAGTAAGCAATTTAAATTGTTCCTGCAGGTCGTTAACGGGGTCATAAGCTTCCAGATCCTGGAAAGCAACGAATGGTTCGCTAAAAACTATAGGAAGTACTGTGTTCCATAAAGTTACTAAATCATAGTCGTCCAAGTTTTCTGATGAGATTCCAGGAATTGATTTATCGAGCCCTGTAGGAGGGTATACGTGAAAGGTAAGGGCGTCAATATTGTCCATATATCCGTTTACAAAAAGATGATTATTCCATTCGTTTCTTCGTTCGGAGGGTGGAGATAGTTTTGTGGTAGCAGCAACCGCAGCGGTTTTAATACCGGGAAAATACTTTTTTATCAATGTGCTCCATCCGTGGGCCGATTTTGCATAATTATCGGTTCCGGTTTCGAAACGTATATTGGTTTCCATTCCATCGAGATAAAATTCATTTCCTAGCTCAGCATATCTTACTGCCAATCCAAGGCAATGTGCCTTGAATAATTCTCCAACCTGTGTACCGCTATCTGAGGTCACGAGGTTAAGAGCAAAAATGGGAATGGCAGCAGTTCCATCGGTCAGGAACCGTAAATCCTGTAAGGTATTTGGCAACGGCGAAGCTGAATTATTATCCCAGGGTAAACCATCCTGGGCGAAATCGGGGAGCGGAAAAGGATCGTAAAAGGTTCGTGCATCACCGCTTGAGGAAGCTGTGGTAAAAGTGTAAGGATTATAACTGGTATTATAAAGCGGATTGTTGTAACCACGGAACCAGCCGGTTCTCCAGTTCCACCAATTTGAAATACTTCCTCCCGGATACCGTACTAAATCCGGGTGCATAGCAGGAGCCTTCGTTGGAGGTCCTGCGTCAACTCCTTTACCTGTACCTAATCCAATATCACCCTTTGTTATATTTTCTCCGTTATTTCCTAGGTAGTCTTCACATTTTCGCGACTGAGGAGCAAGATTTGGATTTAAGATGGCAATGAAATAAAATCCACATGCACTAATTGCAATATATCCCACTGTAGCCAAAGTAAAATTCCCGTTAAATGAAGAAATGTTTGCATTTCCACCTGAAAGAAATATCCCATTTAAAGCAGAAGTGCCAGATGTGGTGATATCATCGCGAACCCTAAAATAAACCTGGTTAAAATTTATCCCTATTAATTTAATGGTTCCGGAAGTTACCGATAACGATCCATTTATATCAAAAATAAAATACGAATTTATATCACCTTGTAACTTCAAAGTATCAGTCAAGGTAGCATTTCCGGTAATCCTATAAATGCCAGAGGAATAAGTTTGACTGTTTAAGATAGCTGATATGGATGTCGCGGAAAGCTGTGAAATTTTAGTTCTTGCAGTATCGGCATGACGCAAAGCCAAATTTACGATAGATGTATTAATTAAGATTGAATCGCTGGCATAAACACTATCCACAGATGAACCTGAACCTACAGCACCTTCTACATTAATAATACAATTGGAACTACTAATATTTCCTTGCGCAAGCAAAGGGAATCTCTTGACAGATTTAATATCGAAACCAGTTACCGTTACTTTAACCGTATCGAATCCTATGGAACCATCTGCATCAGTGACACGTAAGTAATATTGAATGGTGGAAAACGGTATGGCATGCGGATTTGATACACTTGCATTATCCAGCGCATAAGAGGTAACCCATTGATATGTAAATGGAGATATGCCCCCGGTAGCGGCTGGAGTGCCGCCAAGAGTAACCGAGGAACCTAAGGAAATAGTTGCGTCGTTTCCAGCGTGTGCATAGACCGCGGATGATCGTTTGCCAATCGTAAAATAGCTCAATGCATTTACTGAATTGTTTGATTGCATGCTGCCGCTCGATATTGTACCTGTTACCACCACAGGTCCGGTATTATTCCATTTTCCTCCATCCCATTTTGCAATCCTTAATGAGGGTGTAGTTACAATATCACAAGTACTATTATCCCAGTACAGAGTTACCTTAATTAAGCTAGTGCCTAACGTCCTTTTCAACATCCAATACTCACATTTACTAATATAGGTTAATGAATCTTTTTTAATACTTACATTTTGTTCCGTATTAAAGTATTCAGCTCTAAAAGCATCGGTGGTCAATGACGGTGCAGTAATCGCAATTGGTTTGTAGAGACTTCCCTTCCCCACAGGAAATGTAAACGAAGTATTCCCAATCTTTATGACCGGTCCTTTGACAAAGCTACTATTAGAAACACTAGTGGCTGTTGCTCCACTCCTTAGCGTTAAAACATTGGTTGTGTCCGTAATAATATAACCATTGACTAAATCCAAATTATTAGAAACTGAAACTGCCTTCTGCAACGTTATCTGTCCCCCATTTTTATCCACCACCATCTTATACAACTGTGGTGATACTGCACCATAGATAGCCTGAGCATTTGTACCGGTGAATTTGAAAGTCGTATTCCCTATGGAAGTTAATGACGTATTGTTCCATTTAATATCCTTCAATATTTTAAGAGTTCCGCCATTGATGATACAGTCAGCGCTTTGCGAGGTAACGAATGTATCAGCTACTTGTACGGTACCGGAAATAGTGTGTATTCCTCCTAAGCCAAACATTTCCAGGTCGTAGAACTTCATGGTACCGGATGAACTATTCTTCAAGGTGTTATTGTAGTAGCACATCACCCGTGAGGTTCCTTCATTGACTGTTCCTGCGATATACTCCCACATGGTGCTTCCACCCATACCTATTCTCCCCATTAAGGTTACCGTTCCTCCTGTTTTATTAAATTGAATATTTGGAAGCTTCCCCGAGATGCTACTTCCCTGGTTATCATTAATAGTTTGGGTACCCGTGCCATTGACAATGATAGTGACTGTTCCACCTCCCACGGATGCTGTGTTGGAACTTAAAATATTACCCGGTACTTCAATGGTTGAGCTGGTGGTGGTGTTCAAAAAGAGTTGATTGCTTCCAGAAAGTGTCAGCTTATGATCCACCTCAAGGGTAATGTTCTTAATAGTAAACTGTGTTGTTTGTGATGGAGCAGTAAATTCAGCATCATAGAAGATGTAGCGACTAGTGTTGGCTGATGAATTGATAACGGTAGTAGTGTTTGAGGCTTTTTTGAAAACAACTTTACCACTGTTGTGGGTGAAGCTTCCGGTTTTAAGCGTTACATCACCTGCTAGGGTCATGGTACCGGACGTACTGGCGAAAGCGGTTCCGTCAATAGTAAATGAGCTATTGCAGTTGATGGTAGCACTGCCACCACTGAAGGTGCCCCCTTTCAGGCTACCGATATCAAAGGTGAGGGTCTTGCCTGTATTAAGAGAAACGGTGCCGGTGTAGGCTGAGGTCATGGTTATTTTCCCAACGGTTATATTAGTATCCATCACCGCATTGGTTGTAGCACAACTTCCATTGAAAAGTATGGTATCTACAGAAGTCGGAAACACCGTTGCTACTGCACCGGTGCAGCTGCCGATACAGTAATTGCTCTTTATCTTCATGCTGGTAGAACTACCTTGTGGTTTCCAGTAGAAGTTTTGCTGTGAGTAACTATTTGATGAAATGGAAAAGAGTAGAGAAAAAAGAAGTGAGGACAGTAATAGTTTTTTCATGGAGGGAGTTGAGCTTATGGAAAAAAGGAGAGAAACAAAAGAATGAGAGTATAACCGTGACTAGTTGGAATATGTCGCCTTATATTCCATCTCAGCTACAGTATTACCTTCCACGGTAACTAAAATATCCATGTAATAGTCACCATGAGAAAAAGAACCTATTGGTAGGATGAGCATGTTGTCTGCTTCGGTCAAATTGGTTCCTAAACTGAAAGTTTGATTGGATAGATCACTGCTGTCCGGAGCTGAGCCGATGAGTATTTGTACCGATTGTACTGGAAGGCTATCTGAAAGAAATACAGTGAGGTTGCCGGATGGCCAGTCGATGAAAGAATCGAGGATCTTGGTTTGGGCTCTTGAAAAAAGCACACTTAAAAAAAGCGCACAGAGTGTGGAGAAAAATTTCATAGTAAGGTTAATTAAAATGGAGTACTAAAAATATATAATTGATGTAACAAAACCAAATTTCAATAGCGGCTGCATGAATTTAAGATAGTGGTTTAATTTATCTTTATATAACAGGGCATACCATTCCTAATGCATACACTGCAGTGAATTTCAACGACTGATCAATAACTTCATGAATAAAAAACTTCATATCAAAATATAACATGCTGATTGACTTTCTCAACCCTAATCAAATTATTGCTTTAGAATTTTATTTTAGTTTTCTTTAATACCTTTAAATCTTAATCATAATACTCATGAAAAAATTATTTTTTCTTTTTCTGCTGTCAGGCTGTGCGGTACGACTGTTGGCTCAGGATGTTAATTTTTTAGATGGTACCTGGGACCAGGTGCTTGCTAAAGCCGCTGCTGAAAATAAATATATTATGGTGGATGCATATACCGCCTGGTGCGGACCCTGCAAGATGATGGATAAGGAAAAATACCATGGCAATGCCGAGGTTGCAACCTTCATTAATGCCAACTACGTTGCTTATAAATCTGACTGCGAGAATGGACATGGTGTTGACCTGGCCATGAAGTTTAAAGTGCGCGCATATCCTACCGTATTACTATTTAATCCACAGGGGCAATTGGTATCAAAATTTGTAGGATATAACCCGAAAGAAGATGAATTCTTAAAACCATTCCGCGAAGCGCTTGCTATAAAAACAGCAAAGGTTATGGCTTATGACTCCAGGGTTATCGATCCGGGGTTCCCTGATTTTTATAAAAAAGCATTTACCGCAAACGGGATTAAAGGAACCATGCCGGATAAGGATATGGTTGAAAAATACCTTGATGATCAAAGCGATAAATTTTCAGAAGTTAGCTGGGCCGTGTTATCTGTTTTTAATGCGCCCGGAAAGTATCAGCAATTCTTTCTGACTAATTATGAAAAATACCATCAGCTCTACGGTGCAGAAACAGAAGATATTATTCAAAACCTGGTCGGTAAAATGAGCCAGCAGGCTAATAAATCTCACGATGAAAAAGTCTTGAAAGATGCGCTCGCAATGGTAGACCAGTATATGGCGCCCGACCAAAAGGATGACTATAAGATGTATGTTAGCACCTCATTTTATGCAGGTGAAAATCACTGGAAAGAGTATGTAGAAGCGTTTGATGAATATTTTAATAAAAAGGGAATGGACCAGGAGACCCTTAACCAGGTAGCATGGACCATCTATGAAAAATGTGATGACCCAACCTGTGTAAAAAAGGCTTTGAGCTGGATGGATAAGATCAATCCCGATATAAAAGATTATTATATTATGGATACCTATGCCGCGCTGCTCTTTAAGGGTGGACGCTCAGATGAAGCTGAAAAATGGGCACAGAAGGCCATTGACCAGGGGAAAAGCGAAAACCAGGAAACGGCATCTACAGAAGAATTGCTTGGGAAAATAAAATCCGCTAAAGGCGGAAATAAATAAATATTCTACAGTAGATAATATTTTTTCGAATTGCCCATTCCGTAACTATGGATGCCAAACAATTAGCTGCAGAAAAAGCAGTAGATTATGTAAAGAGCGGAATGGTAGTAGGTCTCGGTACTGGCTCAACAGCGAAATATGCAATAATCAAAATTGGTTCCATGGTGAAGCAAGGGCTTCAAATTAAAGCCATTGCCACTTCACTGCAATCAGAGACCCTGGCAAAAAGTGAAGGGATTAATATTACTTCATTTGCTGAGGTTAAGAGCATTGATATTACTATTGATGGTGCGGATGAGGCGGACGCGGAATTTAATCTTATTAAAGGCGGAGGAGGGGCACTCCTGCATGAAAAAATCGTTGCAGCTGCAAGTAAATTTTATGTAATAGTAGTGGATGAAAAAAAGCTGGTAACGCAGCTTGGAAAATTTCCTTTGCCCGTAGAAGTGATTCCTTTCGGGTGGGAAGTGACAAAACAAAAACTGTTGCAACTCGATTGCACCACTAAGCTAAGGTATGCCGGTAAAATACCTTTTGTCACGGACAGCGGTCATTATATTATCGATTGTCATTTCTCACGAATAAACGATCCTGAAACCCTTCATACAAAAATTAATAATATCCCCGGTGTTGTTGAGAATGGTTTGTTTCTTCAGATGGCCGATGAAATAATTGTGGGTTATACGGATGGCAATTTAAAAACAATGAAACGTAATGATATTGAATGATGGATAGTCAAGAGAATTAAAAAATTAAAGTTGAGGGAAGTATCAAACGCTGTGGCTTATAATTACATAATGAATTTTCCAATACATCAAAACCTGCCACGGATAGGTGTGATAGTAATGATTTTGGTTGTCTTTGCATGCTCTGACAAGGACAACACTTTAACAACAGATGCCTGCTATGGAACGTCCTGCCTGAACGGTGGTACCTGTCTAAACGGTTCCTGTAATTGTCCCCAGGGGTACGCTGGCTTTCATTGTGAAACCAAATTGACTCCGGTTTCCTTAACCATAACCGGAATAGAAGTAAGCCTGTTTCCCCTCACTGATTTTAGCGATAATATGTGGGATGCATCGGACCGTTCTAATCCTGATCCTTATATATTGTTAAACCCCGGACCAGCTACGGTATTTTCTTATTACAAAAGTGAAGTAGTAAATAATGCAATAGCTCCTCTAAGCTATTCAAATGATCTTCCTTATACGCTTTCCAATATTGATCAGGGCTGGAGTATTTCAGTCGTGGATGACGATCAAAGTGAAGGTTATCAGGATCAGATTATGGGAGGTTTTTATTTTACTCCAATATCTTATGATACAGATTTTCCTCAGACGATTGAATTAATTTCTTCCGTTCAATCTTTGTCAATTACATTAGCCGTAATATGGAATTTTTGAAATTTAATCAATCTCAAAATGCTGTTCCAATCAATTCATCTGCATAAATAGAATCGTTATAAGTAAAACAATTTTATGCCCGCGGATGTTTCACATGAACCATAGGATTCACTCACTATTGTAAGGACAAATGTTAAATTAAAAATACAATGGGCCGAACTATTAAGAAACCGTTAAACATTCCATTACACTTTTCGCTATAAAAATGTGTGTGTGCTAAAGGTTGTTCCTTCAAGTACTCATTAAAATTTTACATTAATAATATTTACCGGTCGCGAAATTTTAATATTATAATGGCTGATGACGATCTGGATGATGCTGCGTTTGTGATGGAAGCTCTTGATGTTGTGGATCCTCATATTGGACTAAAGCATGTTCCAGATGGACAGTATCTGATAGATATGCTGCATGGTTTGGGAAATTTACATACGGAAAGACACGCGCCCCTAATCTTATTGGATCTAAATATGCCACGCAAAGGAGGATTGGAAACATTAAGAGAAATCAGAAGTAATCCTTTCTTAAACATACTTCCGGTTTTAATTCTTTCCACGTCTGCAAGTCAAAGAGACATACAAGAAGCATATATAAACGGGGCAAACTGCTATGTTATTAAGCCCTTTACCTTTAATGACTGGATTTACCTGATGAAAGGATTAACGCGTTTTTGGTTAAGAAAAGTAATTGGAACGTTATAGTAAATGGAGCTTTAGAGCACCGCTTCTATTAACCTTAAAAACTCAATCACATTATTAATTACAGGAAAATTGGAATAGAAGTAATAAGGCTTCGGCCATTATACCCGTGTAGATATTAGTAAAAAAGCTAACTTAGATTTTACAGTATTGTTATGTTTTTTTTAATTCTATTAAAGTAATTTCCGGTGAAATCCCCAGACGTCCAGGATACGCTAGAAATCCCAATCCGCGGTTGACATAAAGATATTGATTTAATTCCTGATATAACCCTGCCCAATGTGGGTAAAAATATTGTGAGGGACTCCAACGTATAAACCCGGGAATTTCGATACCCATTTGGAAGCCATGTGTATGACCGCTGAATGTAACGTCTACATCCTTATAGGCTTTTGAAACTTCTGCATCCCAGTGTGTCGGATCATGGCTCAATAGCAATTTTACCTTAGCTTTCTCTGAACCAGCATATGACTTAGCCATATCACCATATTTCTGAAATCTTGTTCCCCAGTTTTCCATACCAATGATTGCAATCTGTTCTTCAGGGTTTCCTATTAATACATTCTCATTTCGCAATAAATGCCATCCTAGCTTTTTATGAGCATTGACAAGCTGATGAAGATTTTCGCGTTTGGCTTCTTCGGTAGGCCATGAGCTATAATCGCCATAGTCATGATTTCCCAGAATGGAATAAATACCTAATCTGGCTTTAATATTTTTAAAAATGGAAATGAAAGGCAAAATCTCGTCTGAAGAATTATTAACCAGGTCCCCTGTGAAGAATACCAAATCCGGCTGTTGTTTATTAACCAGTTTTACAGCGTGTGCCAGAGGTGAAGTCACGGTAAAACTTCCGCTGTGAATATCACTGATCTGAGCAATCCTTAATCCGTTATATTTTTCGGGAAGGTTGGGAAGCAACAGCGAAATCTTTTTCACCTGGTAGTTATAGCCACCCCGGAATACACCATAGATTAAGCCGCTTAAATATAATCCCGATACAACTAACCCCATCTGTGTAAGAAAATTAGAACGGGAAATATTTCGGGTGGCATTAATATTTTTAAATGGGATAATTTTAATTGCCATCCACTGTAACCCGCGCCGCAGGTCATCAATGAGTAAAAAAGGTATCAGAAGTATTTTAGGCAGATAAAAAATGATTAGTGCACCAAGCCATATAACACGTAAAGTTTGCGGCAAATTGAAAAGGCTATAAAAAAGACTAAAGAAAAATATGCTTCCGACGGTAAAAGCCGTAATGGCAAAATATGTAATAGTGACAAAGCGTTTCAGTCCGGCAGATGAAAAGGTAATTGCGTGCCGTATGGCCTGAAAGCTATAAATATCAATTATAAAAATTACTGAAGCGAAAATGAAAATGGGAATATAACGACTCATTCTTTCAGATAAAAAGCGTGGCAAATGTCAGTAATATTGACGGGAGAAAGACTATTGTATTGTAGACCATGAAATTTATCCTATTATTTTTCACTTTAGTTACTGTCTCATTCTACCCTGGTATCACTTATTCCCAGGTAAAAGCCGATTCCTTAAATCCATTTACTCATGCAGATTCTTTACGCGGAATGCTTACTCCTGCCCGTTCCTGTTACGATGTAACATTTTATGATTTAGTGATGGGTATAGATATAAAACGCCATTCCATTAAGGGAAATAACACTATATATTTCGATGTATTGGCCGATTTTGATTCTATGCAGATAGACCTGTTTCATAAAATAAAAATTGACAGTATCGTTTTCAACCATGAGAATCTGAAATACCGAAGAGATCAAAATGCCGTATTTATTAAATTTCCATCCATACAAAAAGTGTTGGAAAAAAAATTGCTGACAATATATTATTCGGGCGTTCCTCAAGTAGCAAAATCACCGCCGTGGGATGGTGGTTTTGTCTGGAAAAAAGATGCGAAAAACCAGGATTGGATAGGTGTGGCATGTGAAGGAACAGGATCTTCGCTATGGTGGCCATGTAAAGATCATTTAAGCGATGAGCCAGATAGCATGCAGATCACTTTTACCGTACCAACGGGCTTGAGCTGCATCTCCAATGGAAACCTTCGTGATACCACGCCTGAGGCAAACGGCACTACAAAATGGCAATGGTTTGTCAGCTATCCTATAAATAATTATAATGTTACAGTTAACATTGCCGGCTATTCTCATTTCAGTGACTATTACTTAAGTGGTTCAGACACTTTACAGCTGGATTACTATGTGCTTCCGGATAATGTAAATGCTGCTAAGGAGCACTTTCAACAAGTGAAATTGATGATGGCCTGTTATGAAAAATATTTTGGCCGGTATCCTTTCTGGCGTGATGGATATGCATTGGTGGAAACAAATTATTGGGGAATGGAACACCAGGGAGCAATTTCTTATGGGAATAATTATACAAATAATAAGCAAGGCTTTGACTATATAATCGTGCATGAATCAGCTCATGAGTGGTGGGGCAATAATGTATCTGTAAAGGATGCAGCAGATATGTGGATTCATGAATCGTTTGCCACATACGCCGAGGCATTATTTATCGAATGCAATGCAGGTTACAATGCTTCCATTGATTACCTTAAAACACAACGATGGAAAATCGTGGACAAGCAACCTAATATCGGGCCTTACAATGTTAATTATGATGCAAAGGATAAAGATTTATACAATAAAGGGGCCTGGATGCTTCACACTTTCAGAAGTGTTGTTAATAATGACTCTTTGTTTTTTAATATCCTTTATGAAATTCAACAGCATTTTAAATTACAGACCATTACTTCGGATCAGTTAATTGCTTTTATTAATGAGGTTTCAGGAAAAGATAATACCGCTTTTTTTGATCAGTACCTTCACTACGCGGCTCCTCCAGTATTGGAATATAAAACCAGGCAGAAAGGAAAAAAGCTTCGACTTACCTACCGTTGGAAAACAGATGTAGGATCGTTTAATATGCCTGTGGAAGTAACGAGTGCCTCTTCTTTTTATTTGGGTAAAATGGTAAGGCAATACATGCTAATTCATTCTACCAGTGACTGGCAAACGATAACCTTCCCAAAATTAAAAGCAGAAGATTTTGATGTGAACAGTGACAGGTATTATGTAAAAAAGGAAAAAGTTAAATGAATATTATTTAATGATTGTGGTTCTTCATTAAATGCTCTTTAGGAATGGAGGCTACTTTTTTATCCAGTAGGCATTAATTTTCCATTTGCCGACCTGAAAACTTCGGATAGAATCAGCGTACTCTGCTAATCTGATTCCCTGAGAAACATATGCATGGTTAGACTCTTCCTCATCAGGCTCAGAAAGAATTACATCAGGATGAATTGCGTTGAAAATATTTTTATCATTCATAAAATTACGCCATACGGGTTTTGTGATAGCATCGCTTTCCCAACCTAAAGAAGGAGCCCATGGTCCGATCATTATTGCACTATTTTTTTTAAAAGAGGTGGAAAAATAATTATTAATGTCGCGAATGGCATAAGTACGGCGATGGTAAAGTTGACCCAGTTCGTATAAATTTATTGTTGTGAAAAGTATTAGCAATGAACCGCCGATAAACCTTGAAAAAGAAAGAAAAAACTTCTTTTCGTTTTGCAAATGGAAGATCAATTCAGCAATAACTACACTTGATAAAAGACCCGCAACAAAATAATAGCTGACTAAATAACGGGATGGCAGATAGGTCATTGTTAGCTTATGCAACTCCAGCAGAAGCCATACCAGAAGGAGCGGAAACAGTATCTTAAACTGACTGTGAACTGATCTTTTCCAAAGAAAAAAACCAAAGATAACAGTGATAAAAGACAAGGCATTATACAACCTTCCCTGTGGATTCAGCAGTAAATTTTTGATATTGCTCAACATAATTTTAGGAATTCCTGCAATTGCAGCGTACTTGTCGGTTGCTTCATTTTGTAGCATATAATTGAAGGGCCTGTTAAAAGGCAGGTACCAGCACAGCATATAAAATGTGATAAATAGCAGCGTGAAAGATACCGTCAGGAAAATATTCCTGGAAACGTTTTCGGCAGTAAGTAATTTTTTTCTTTCCAGTATATATATAAGAGAAACACATGCTGGAGCTAACAATACAATATATAAAAACTGGATTTTAGTATAATAAGAAAATGCGCTGAACAAGACAGAACATAATAAATGAAATAACTTCTTTTGCTCAATCGTGAACAGCCTGAATAAAAAATAGACAGATAAAAAATTCCAGCATGTGCTCATCATTTCGCTTAGGCTGAAATGGCTGTACTGGAATACGAAATATTGTATCAATGTGGTAAAGCAAAATATTACCATTACAGTTCTGTAATAGTTGTTCCGGCAAGAAATAAACATTACTGTAAGGACTATAAGGAGAACCGTTAGCCTGGCTACAATAAGATGGGTTCCGGCAAATTTCAGCGGAATGTATAACAGGAGATTGAATAGTGGTGTCTTAATCAAATTGTCACATTCGGTCATGTCTAAATCACCATGATTAATATAGTTTCGCAGCTGGCTCGTATTCAGGCCTTCATCAGTAAAAGCATCGCGGCTTAGAGAAAGATTAATATCCGGATCAGCATTCAGAAAAAAAAAATGAATCAATAAAATTCCCACCAATAAAATAAAGGGTACCCATAGTGGAATTTTAGGCATTGGTAACTAGTTTAACAGAGAAGGAATTTAGCGGATTTTAAAGATTAACCCGGGATAAAATGCTAATTGCTTTTTCAACCATGGAATCATCTACATCAAGATGTGTAACCATACGTACCTGATTTTTTCCAATAGGAATACATAGAATTTCGCTTTCTTTTAATAGTGCCGTGAACTTCTCCGCAGAAAATTCATCTTTCAGCTTGAAAATAATAATGTTTGTTTCCACAGGAAGCATCCAGTCCGTATAATAAGCTGTTTCTAAAAAGGCACCAATTGCTTTGGCTTTGCGGTGATCGTCTTTTAACCGGCCAACATGATGGTCGAGAGCATAAATCCCGGCTGCTGCTAAAAGTCCGGCTTGTCGCATTCCCCCGCCGAATATTTTTCTGTATTTGCGGGTACCTTTAATAAATTCTTTATTGCTTAATAGTAGTGAACCCACAGGGCATCCCAATCCCTTTGAGAGGCATACAGAGATAGAATCAAATTGAGGGCCTAGTTCGGCCGGCGCTATATTTAATTCTGCCAAAGCATTAAAAATGCGCGCGCCATCCAGATGAATTTTAAGGCCGTTATCATGGGCTGTTTTACCCAGCGCGATCATTTCTGGCAGCGTATAATAACTGCCGCCTCCCCGATTTGCGGTATTCTCAATGCTTACCAGGCGTGTATTTGTGTGATGATCATTTATGGGATTGATATTGTCAAGGATATCCTGTGGTTTTATGCGGCCCCGGTCTCCATGTATCAGCCTTACTGAACAGCCGGAGTGAAAAGCGATGCCTCCCGCTTCGTAAAAATAAACATGGTTGGTCCGTTCAATGATCACTTCATCACCAGGCTGAGTATGATTCTTTACAGCAAGCTGATTGGTCATGGTTCCGGAAGGGCAATAGAGTGCAGCCTCCTTCCCGAACATCTTCGATGCTTTTTCCTCCAGTGCATTAATGGTGGGATCTTCCCCAAAAACATCATCTCCTACTTCTGCATTCACCATTGCTTCAAGCATTGCTTTAGTAGGCCGCGTTACTGTATCGCTTCTTAAATCAATCATTTTTTTTGTTGAATTTCCTGGGATGCAAAATGATTCTGTAAACTAAATAATGTTAGAAACTTACGTGCAGCAATTTGCCAATAAACTCCGAGCCAAAAGCAGGCCTGAGTAATAAAGTAAAGATGATACCGCATAGAGCTCCATAAAAATGCGCATCATGGTTAATATTATCTATACCTCCTTTTC
This region includes:
- a CDS encoding metallophosphoesterase is translated as MSRYIPIFIFASVIFIIDIYSFQAIRHAITFSSAGLKRFVTITYFAITAFTVGSIFFFSLFYSLFNLPQTLRVIWLGALIIFYLPKILLIPFLLIDDLRRGLQWMAIKIIPFKNINATRNISRSNFLTQMGLVVSGLYLSGLIYGVFRGGYNYQVKKISLLLPNLPEKYNGLRIAQISDIHSGSFTVTSPLAHAVKLVNKQQPDLVFFTGDLVNNSSDEILPFISIFKNIKARLGIYSILGNHDYGDYSSWPTEEAKRENLHQLVNAHKKLGWHLLRNENVLIGNPEEQIAIIGMENWGTRFQKYGDMAKSYAGSEKAKVKLLLSHDPTHWDAEVSKAYKDVDVTFSGHTHGFQMGIEIPGFIRWSPSQYFYPHWAGLYQELNQYLYVNRGLGFLAYPGRLGISPEITLIELKKT
- a CDS encoding thioredoxin family protein, whose protein sequence is MKKLFFLFLLSGCAVRLLAQDVNFLDGTWDQVLAKAAAENKYIMVDAYTAWCGPCKMMDKEKYHGNAEVATFINANYVAYKSDCENGHGVDLAMKFKVRAYPTVLLFNPQGQLVSKFVGYNPKEDEFLKPFREALAIKTAKVMAYDSRVIDPGFPDFYKKAFTANGIKGTMPDKDMVEKYLDDQSDKFSEVSWAVLSVFNAPGKYQQFFLTNYEKYHQLYGAETEDIIQNLVGKMSQQANKSHDEKVLKDALAMVDQYMAPDQKDDYKMYVSTSFYAGENHWKEYVEAFDEYFNKKGMDQETLNQVAWTIYEKCDDPTCVKKALSWMDKINPDIKDYYIMDTYAALLFKGGRSDEAEKWAQKAIDQGKSENQETASTEELLGKIKSAKGGNK
- the rpiA gene encoding ribose-5-phosphate isomerase RpiA — its product is MDAKQLAAEKAVDYVKSGMVVGLGTGSTAKYAIIKIGSMVKQGLQIKAIATSLQSETLAKSEGINITSFAEVKSIDITIDGADEADAEFNLIKGGGGALLHEKIVAAASKFYVIVVDEKKLVTQLGKFPLPVEVIPFGWEVTKQKLLQLDCTTKLRYAGKIPFVTDSGHYIIDCHFSRINDPETLHTKINNIPGVVENGLFLQMADEIIVGYTDGNLKTMKRNDIE
- a CDS encoding M1 family metallopeptidase, encoding MKFILLFFTLVTVSFYPGITYSQVKADSLNPFTHADSLRGMLTPARSCYDVTFYDLVMGIDIKRHSIKGNNTIYFDVLADFDSMQIDLFHKIKIDSIVFNHENLKYRRDQNAVFIKFPSIQKVLEKKLLTIYYSGVPQVAKSPPWDGGFVWKKDAKNQDWIGVACEGTGSSLWWPCKDHLSDEPDSMQITFTVPTGLSCISNGNLRDTTPEANGTTKWQWFVSYPINNYNVTVNIAGYSHFSDYYLSGSDTLQLDYYVLPDNVNAAKEHFQQVKLMMACYEKYFGRYPFWRDGYALVETNYWGMEHQGAISYGNNYTNNKQGFDYIIVHESAHEWWGNNVSVKDAADMWIHESFATYAEALFIECNAGYNASIDYLKTQRWKIVDKQPNIGPYNVNYDAKDKDLYNKGAWMLHTFRSVVNNDSLFFNILYEIQQHFKLQTITSDQLIAFINEVSGKDNTAFFDQYLHYAAPPVLEYKTRQKGKKLRLTYRWKTDVGSFNMPVEVTSASSFYLGKMVRQYMLIHSTSDWQTITFPKLKAEDFDVNSDRYYVKKEKVK
- a CDS encoding response regulator; translation: MADDDLDDAAFVMEALDVVDPHIGLKHVPDGQYLIDMLHGLGNLHTERHAPLILLDLNMPRKGGLETLREIRSNPFLNILPVLILSTSASQRDIQEAYINGANCYVIKPFTFNDWIYLMKGLTRFWLRKVIGTL
- a CDS encoding calcium-binding EGF-like domain-containing protein, with amino-acid sequence MNFPIHQNLPRIGVIVMILVVFACSDKDNTLTTDACYGTSCLNGGTCLNGSCNCPQGYAGFHCETKLTPVSLTITGIEVSLFPLTDFSDNMWDASDRSNPDPYILLNPGPATVFSYYKSEVVNNAIAPLSYSNDLPYTLSNIDQGWSISVVDDDQSEGYQDQIMGGFYFTPISYDTDFPQTIELISSVQSLSITLAVIWNF